The following are encoded together in the Strongyloides ratti genome assembly S_ratti_ED321, chromosome : 2 genome:
- a CDS encoding Solute carrier family 22 member 15, translating to MVGYNLNRFHFLVLITWQFSIFFAVQQIFPIFLNYVPKWRCEENSTSKYKWIDMKLLSISLKESLGFDFDNKVTQKNNISFQYTPSEFNLYNDAYDKDCQIFSLCPDNSLVFKGGEFFSAALDFEWICTRDSAFITSIISMIQFFGVLCGTVFYGFLSDYFGRKPISFFILSFGIFFLIASSFLEDWKYLLICRFIIGLCNGGTMVVIFAYMNELLLSEQRMALRAFVSWGNARVVVTLLCFIFPNWRWASIACGIFALPAIIILVILLPESPTWLYNKKKFIEYRNSLKYIASLGGINGEPEINNIKKNTDVKLKTIWTNKDLRQRLLVLGFMWFTASISSYTNDLNSSNINDNFFLNQILIASFIAFSKILLGIVDLYHPNFNRRNLHHHAQIAVSICFGIVALMLAFKYNGTYIMIFNLIGTICIEWTWDACFLCAIESMPTSIRGSAVGMCSLIARLGALMSPLITYLSSIYPPSAYIILSGVGFLNLISSYKWLPDTKGIDLNEVMQTLEMIECKEKDDLIVLSQPKVSPLH from the exons ATGGTTGGCTATAACTTGAATCGTTTTcattttttagtattaataacatggcaattttcaatattttttgctgttcaacaaatttttcccatttttcttaattatgTTCCTAAATGGAGATGTGAAGAGAATAGTAcaagtaaatataaatggattgatatgaaattattgtcaatatcattaaaagaaagtttaggttttgattttgataataaagttactcaaaaaaataatatttcatttcaATATACTCCATCagaatttaatttatataatgatgCTTATGATAAAGATTGTcaaatttttagtttatgTCCTGATAATTCATTAGTTTTTAAAGGTGGTGAATTTTTTTCAGCAGCATTAGATTTTGAATGGATATGTACAAGAGATTCAGCTTTTATAACTTCTATAATATCAATGATACAATTTTTTGGTGTTTTATGTGGTACTGTTTTTTATGGTTTCTTGTCTGATTACTTTGGAAGAAAAcctatttcattttttatattatcttttggtatattttttcttatagcTTCATCTTTTTTAGAAGATTGGaaatatttacttatttGTAGATTTATTATTGGTCTTTGTAATGGTGGTACAATGGTTGTAATATTTGCTTATATGaatgaattattattaagtGAACAAAGAATGGCACTAAGAGCTTTTGTTAGCTgg ggtAATGCAAGAGTTGTAGTAACattattatgttttatttttccaAATTGGAGGTGGGCATCTATTGCATGTGGAATTTTTGCTTTACCTgctattattatattagttatattattacCCGAATCACCAACATggttatataataaaaaaaaatttattgaatatagaaattcattaaaatatatagcaTCATTAGGTGGAATAAATGGTGAACctgaaattaataatattaaaaaaaatacagatgttaaattaaaaacaatatggACAAATAAAGATTTAAGACAACGTTTACTTGTACTTGGTTTTATGTGGTTTACAGCAAGTATCAGTAGTTATACAAATGATTTAAATAGtagtaatattaatgataatttttttcttaatcaaattttaattgcAAGTTTTATAgcattttctaaaatattacttGGAATTGTTGATTTATATCATCCAAATTTTAATAGACGTAATCTTCATCATCATGCTCAAATAGCTGTAAGTATTTGTTTTGGTATTGTTGCTTTAATGCTagcttttaaatataatggaacatatattatgatttttaatcttattgGAACTATTTGTATTGAATGGACTTGGGATGCTTGTTTTTTATGTGCTATAGAATCAATGCCAACATCAATTAGAGGCTCAGCTGTTGGAATGTGTTCATTAATTGCTAGATTAGGTGCATTGATGTCACCATTAATTACCTATTTATCCTCAATATATCCTCCATCtgcatatattatattaagtGGTGTaggatttttaaatttaataagtaGCTACAAATGGTTACCTGATACTAAAGGTATTGATTTAAATGAAGTAATGCAAACATTAGAAATGATAGAATGTAAAGAAAAGGATGATTTAATTGTTCTATCACAACCTAAAGTTTCACcattacattaa
- a CDS encoding Gamma-glutamyltranspeptidase family-containing protein, producing MNIKLKYFLIIFSILYLVICDKKWKPGQKYRYDWPEPSYTMLGRFKKAAITTDNGLCSEIGRDILIKGGNAIDSSIASLFCLGITNPQSSGLGGGFIMTFYNKTTKTCKVIDARETAPGASTRDMYKGDEWLSKYGYKAIATPGEIYGYWISFTKYGSGKISWKELILPSIDLARNGFPVSEYLGDVLKVKENHFRKLPSMKNWINNRTNKVYEHGDIIKRPELANTLELIANSNDPVHLFYKGKIADIIVKEIQQNGGILTKNDLLKYKAVEYDVPLINEHFIDGLVLCGPPPPSSFTVTQLLVSIIGKLYENSTNRNLDYLYNNPKFYHDFIEASKFAYAQRTLLGDVDFVPSSKFLARNLTTKEYTNWIVSRFKDYAQESSYYGGIAQKQKEDHGTSHVSCMDSDGNGVSATSTINRWFGAVEESSLGFLYNDEMDDFSTPGEVNGFGFAPSETNFIEPGKRPMSSMSPMVIYNKVTGNLKMVIGASGGSKIISAMAKPIVRNLIFGESIKQAIDAPTLHNQFTPDITQYENPVPEKLRKDLEEMYGQKFKPTPGFEGIVQAIVVEKDGYVYANGDYRRKSMQHPEGL from the coding sequence atgaatattaaattaaaatattttttaattatattttcaatattatatctAGTTATATGTGATAAAAAATGGAAACCTGGACAAAAATATAGATATGATTGGCCAGAACCATCATATACAATGTTAggaagatttaaaaaagcTGCTATAACAACAGATAATGGACTTTGTTCAGAAATTGGAAGAGATATACTTATTAAAGGTGGAAATGCAATTGATTCAAGTATAGCatcattattttgtttaGGAATTACAAATCCTCAAAGTAGTGGTCTTGGTGGTGGTTTTATAAtgactttttataataaaacaacaaaaaCATGTAAAGTAATTGATGCTAGAGAGACAGCTCCAGGTGCATCTACAAGAGATATGTATAAAGGTGATGAATGGCTTAGTAAATATGGTTATAAAGCTATTGCAACACCAGGAGAAATTTATGGATATTGGATTAGTTTTACAAAATATGGTAGTGGAAAAATAAGTTGGAAAGAATTAATATTACCATCAATAGATTTAGCTAGAAATGGATTTCCAGTATCAGAGTATCTTGGTGATGTTCTTAAAGTTAAAGAAAAtcattttagaaaattacCATCAATGAAAAATTGGATAAATAATAGGACAAATAAAGTTTATGAACATGgtgatattattaaaagaccAGAATTAGCAAATACTCTTGAATTAATAGCAAATTCTAATGATCCtgttcatttattttataaaggtAAAATTGCtgatattattgttaaagaaATTCAACAAAATGGTggtattttaacaaaaaatgatttattaaaatataaagctGTTGAGTATGATGTTCCATTAATTAATGAACATTTTATTGATGGTTTAGTACTTTGTGGACCACCACCACCATCATCATTTACTGTTACACAACTTCTTGTATCAATTATTGgaaaattatatgaaaatagTACAAATAGAAATCttgattatttatataataatccTAAATTTTATCATGATTTTATTGAAGCATCTAAATTTGCCTATGCTCAAAGAACATTATTAGGTGATGTTGATTTTGTACCATCATCTAAATTTTTGGCAAGAAATTTAACAACAAAAGAATATACTAATTGGATTGTATCAAGATTTAAAGATTATGCTCAAGAATCTTCATATTATGGTGGTATAGCacaaaaacaaaaagaagATCATGGTACATCACATGTTTCATGTATGGATAGTGATGGTAATGGTGTCTCAGCAACATCAACAATAAATAGATGGTTTGGAGCTGTTGAAGAATCAAGTTTAggatttttatataatgatgAAATGGATGATTTTTCAACACCAGGAGAAGTTAATGGATTTGGTTTTGCTCCATcagaaacaaattttattgaacCAGGTAAAAGACCAATGAGTTCAATGTCTCCAATggtaatatataataaagtaaCAGGTAATCTTAAAATGGTTATTGGTGCATCAGGTGGatctaaaattatatcaGCTATGGCTAAACCAATTGtaagaaatttaatatttggtGAATCAATTAAACAAGCAATTGATGCACCAACACTTCATAATCAATTTACTCCTGATATAACTCAATATGAAAATCCTGTACCagaaaaattaagaaaagatTTAGAAGAGATGTATggacaaaaatttaaaccaACACCAGGTTTTGAAGGTATTGTTCAGGCAATTGTTGTTGAAAAAGATGGGTATGTGTATGCTAATGGTGATTATCGTAGAAAAAGTATGCAACATCCGGAAGgtttataa